GAGCAATACAACCAATTGCCTGACACTCTGTTGCACTATACAGTTCAGATAACAAACAGCGATGGTAATGTTGTAAAATCGCTTCCCGACCGTACCAAACAATTCTCGTCAGATCGTGGCGTTAATATGGAGTCAGTTCCTTTGCGGTCGCTTTCGGCAGGAACCTATACCGTTTCGGTAATAGCAACGCTCGTCCCTTCGGGTCGTTCTACAAAAGCACATACTCGGATTCACTATGTATTCGATCGCGGCACCGGTACCCAAGTAATGGTAGGCGACACTTTAACTCCTCAAGTACTGGTCCCTGTCCGAGACTTACACTACATCGTCGACGAAAAAGTACTTGAGACAGTCAAGCTGTTACCCGATATCGAACAGTTGCAGTGGCTGACCGACTTTTGGGCGGAACGCGACCCCACACCCGGTACCGCTGTGAATGAGAAAATGGAAGACTACCGTAAACAGCTTGCCTCCACCACGAAATTTTCTTCAGGGGAAAAGGAAGGGTGGCAAACCGACCGGGGTCGAATATTGTTAACTTTCGGACCACCTGATGACATCAACGACTCTTCATTTGAAAGTACCCTCTTCAGTGAAGAAGCATACCACGATTCTGGGACGAACCGTCCCTTTGTCATTTGGCGCTATAACACCTTAGCTGGTGGCGTCGTGTTTGTTTTTGGTGATCTTCGGCTTTGGGGTGATTACCAGCTGATGCACAGTACAATGCCCGGTGAGAAAACCGATCCTAATTGGCGTCTCAGACTCCGCGGCATTAAGTAAGAGTGTATTCGGTTAGCAGAAACCAGTAACTGATTCTTGGGTGAAGTAACCTCAAGGCAAATTCTGTTCGGAACCAATGCTCAAGTTTACTCACCTGCGACAATCAAGATAGAAAAGCTGTTAGTTATGTTAGCAATATATCATCGACAATGACAAACCGCTTCTCTTTCAAGCATTATCGAACAAAGAACCGTTTATCCTTTTGGATAGCGGTTTTTTATCTCGATTCTGAACTCGTAATGTGTTCAATATCACACGCACTTTTTCATCTAAAACGAAGAAAAAAATCACAAAACCACCCAATGTCCTTGTAGACGAACTCCTTTTCTATGTACATTACCCTCGAAAATTGGGACGTTCTCTGTTTTGTGAATTAGTTTGTCAAGTAATTGAGTTATCAAACGTTATGCCGCCGAAACTCGATACAAATCAGTGGCGGGTACTGAGAAAGGCGGTGGAGGAGTAGTGCGAACCACGAAAAAGCGAAAACCCGGAAAAACACCGGAACCGCTCGAAGCGCCTGTTGAGGGCATGGTTCCCATTCTCTTGAAACGTTCGACATTCCAGTTGTTCGTCGCAACCTTGTCACAGGTGATAACCGAGACAAACCCTGCCAATGCTATCGTATCAGTCTGGAGTGATCCGATAGCCTCCCTAAAACATCCGAATATCGAGTTGTGGTCGATTAACGTCGATAATGGGTGGACTAGGCTCTCTTATAACGGAAACAACGCAAAGTCTGAATATCTACCGGGTATCCCACGCCATTTGTTTCCCGGTCAATTTGCATTTGCTGCTCGATCGCCGGTGTTTTCCTTCGCATTTCTTGTAACGAATGTCCGCAATACCCGAGATTTATCGGAACCAGAGTACGAGGCATGGTTTACTACCGATTCGGAATCGGTTTTGTCGCTATTTGCGAAACTCAAGTGTGAGGTTCCGACAGTGGTGCTGGGTGAACTGGAAACTGAGGAAGCCAACAACCGGTTGATTCTACATCTCTTGCAACAATTCAATGAGAGTCATGCCCATAAAGACTATCGTATTCAGTGGGCGGAACGGCTAAATAAGTTCGCCGCATCCATTGCTTGGGAACTCGACTTATCGAAGCTCCTTCCTTTGGCTACTGATGGTTTTAAGAGTGCAATAAATTTCGATTTGTTTGAGTTACAGCTCTTCGACCGGGATAAACAGCGATTCGTCGAAAAATTCACA
This window of the bacterium genome carries:
- a CDS encoding sensor domain-containing diguanylate cyclase, translating into MRTTKKRKPGKTPEPLEAPVEGMVPILLKRSTFQLFVATLSQVITETNPANAIVSVWSDPIASLKHPNIELWSINVDNGWTRLSYNGNNAKSEYLPGIPRHLFPGQFAFAARSPVFSFAFLVTNVRNTRDLSEPEYEAWFTTDSESVLSLFAKLKCEVPTVVLGELETEEANNRLILHLLQQFNESHAHKDYRIQWAERLNKFAASIAWELDLSKLLPLATDGFKSAINFDLFELQLFDRDKQRFVEKFTWRRNDTRYGGKLMTMELHPAVLRSIYRHRHPVFVPDVMREELVLNPKLLYITELRTAVLLPLVHERRVHGILKLFFRDPERVSMPDVEWLGEMAELLTRSLANAKIYQVATQLATIDSLTGVHNRRSFNEQLHREFKRVRRFGGDLTLMMVDVDHFKLYNDREGHLQGDLVLRGIADLLKRSVRETDFVTRYGGEEFAIILPGANIEGAGILADKLRSNVEEFDFVNANKQPE
- a CDS encoding GWxTD domain-containing protein; this translates as MASKSYSANVKNILLSILLILLATVSFAATRMRVDSVRFYDSDGNTRFEFPISVARSKLHYRTDQNDVRFTSYRFQMQIIKNDSVVASEIWDRIHRPGKEGSTSSGFIPDLGIASLPAGIYRAVIELSDSAGHFRERANIDSLRAQPLTKQFTLSSLLVCSDIREDSGSSDEFHRNGFRVIPYAERTFSPQQPLLYLYWEQYNQLPDTLLHYTVQITNSDGNVVKSLPDRTKQFSSDRGVNMESVPLRSLSAGTYTVSVIATLVPSGRSTKAHTRIHYVFDRGTGTQVMVGDTLTPQVLVPVRDLHYIVDEKVLETVKLLPDIEQLQWLTDFWAERDPTPGTAVNEKMEDYRKQLASTTKFSSGEKEGWQTDRGRILLTFGPPDDINDSSFESTLFSEEAYHDSGTNRPFVIWRYNTLAGGVVFVFGDLRLWGDYQLMHSTMPGEKTDPNWRLRLRGIK